One Fusarium poae strain DAOMC 252244 chromosome 4, whole genome shotgun sequence DNA window includes the following coding sequences:
- a CDS encoding hypothetical protein (BUSCO:3211at5125) encodes MATNGAQEAFAPPDVLAAVMTMRSGEQDAKKHAHEYLERFQKSKDSWATIIGILQSDAEPEATLFAAITLRGKITYDLSTQVPANELPALRTQILLLLKHFAPGPKPIRVQLCVCLAILAIQMKDWNDVLSSVVQSLSDSPESHACILDFLRVLPEEVTEGRKITLSEEDLAMRTQALLADNAGQVVQLLINYSQSSPAAAQNPQLMECITSWLREVPVGDVVKSPLMDIVFNGTTSDNCSQEASECLCTMLRETSDVDESQEIIEMLFPRIISLKPQIAKAAEEEDAETLKALTKVFATAAESWVVGIARQPAHFRPLVDAILECALRDTEREVIEHTFNFWYELKLYIVLDIYIQSRLELVDVYSKLVDVLLQQLEYPKPESGNENDLFDGDREQEEKFREFRHHMGDTLKDCCEVMGVTDCLTKVLQSIQLWMSKYANQVTDTTVPHWQELEAPLFAMRALGRMVDKDESIVLPQLMPLLVQMPSHEKLRFATIMVLGRYTEWTAAHPEYLQPQFNYIVTSFQSDSKEIVRGAALAIKYFCTDCKHLLSDQVLQLQEFYDQVLDKLPDLSKEEITEGVANVVACQPTEEVYRLLKVYCDPLIQRLMTKANVATDEEGKLALADHLQLITIFVQHVVPPVNPGQENPAVKYWQEVFPILSTVLDNFLSFTPICERVCRCWRNMVISHRTAMAPLLPEMANKLAGGFNNSREGCFLWVTSAILREFSEAREHVDQATTENIYTFFEAQTTTFLRVMTELQPKELPDVIDDFFRLLIDALLYYPQKLIPSHLLRSIFEASIYALTLEQRDPLSSTLHFLRDLLSYGGDNPATSDGLPEAVASEMKNIIKGLLQTLGENLVKQIMAGMMITFPRDCFADGSGVLLACFELVPLETHEWVSRTIELLPEGTVSPTEANRFLLKTKERLQSGDPSAMKNVRAILQDFTNTYRRRNVAPRDGLGQLEATRFQFSG; translated from the exons AAGGATTCATGGGCAACTATAATAGGTATTCTGCAGTCAGATGCTGAGCCAGAGGCCACTCTCTTTGCTGCCATCACCCTCCGTGGAAAG ATTACATACGACCTATCTACTCAAGTCCCTGCCAACGAATTGCCCGCCCTCCGAACACAGATCCTCCTGCTTCTAAAGCATTTCGCTCCAGGACCCAAGCCTATCCGCGTCCAGCTCTGCGTATGCCTGGCCATCCTCGCCATTCAGATGAAGGACTGGAACGATGTCCTGTCATCTGTTGTTCAGTCACTCAGCGACAGTCCCGAGAGCCACGCCTGTATTCTGGATTTTTTGCGGGTTCTTCCCGAAGAAGTTACCGAAGGTCGAAAGATCACCTTGTCT GAAGAAGACCTTGCCATGCGAACGCAAGCTCTATTGGCAGACAACGCGGGCCAGGTTGTCCAACTGCTCATTAACTACTCCCAGTCTTCAC CTGCTGCTGCACAAAACCCTCAGTTAATGGAATGTATCACATCTTGGCTTCGAGAGGTCCCAGTCGGCGACGTTGTCAAGTCGCCTCTCATGGATATCGTTTTCAACGGCACGACGAGCGATAACTGCAGCCAGGAGGCCTCCGAATGTCTTTGCACCATGCTTCGAGAGACCAGCGACGTGGACGAGAGCCAAGAGATCATCGAAATGCTCTTCCCTCGAATTATCTCACTCAAGCCTCAGATCGCAAAGGCAgccgaagaggaggatgctGAGACACTCAAGGCTTTAACCAAGGTGTTTGCGACAGCCGCAGAAAGCTGGGTTGTTGGAATTGCCCGTCAGCCCGCACACTTCCGGCCCCTGGTTGATGCAATTTTGGAGTGCGCCCTGAGAGATACAGAGCGGGAAGTCATCGAGCATACCTTCAACTTTTGGTATGAGCTTAAACTCTACATTGTGCTCGATATCTACATACAGAGTCGACTTGAGTTGGTCGACGTCTATTCGAAGCTGGTTGATGTTCTCCTCCAGCAACTCGAGTACCCCAAGCCAGAATCGGGCAACGAAAACGACTTGTTTGACGGTGATCGAGAGCAGGAGGAGAAGTTCAGAGAGTTCCGACACCACATGGGCGATACACTGAAGGATTGCTGCGAGGTGATGGGTGTTACAGATTGCTTGACCAAGGTTCTCCAATCCATACAATTGTGGATGTCTAAGTATGCCAACCAGGTGACCGACACAACAGTTCCTCACTGGCAAGAGCTAGAGGCGCCTCTTTTTGCCATGCGTGCCCTTGGGCGGATGGTTGATAAGGACGAGAGCATTGTGCTCCCCCAACTCATGCCTCTTCTTGTGCAGATGCCCAGCCATGAGAAGCTTCGTTTCGCAACCATCATGGTCCTTGGCCGATACACAGAATGGACAGCCGCACACCCCGAATATCTCCAGCCTCAGTTTAACTACATTGTCACATCGTTCCAATCGGATTCCAAGGAGATTGTACGGGGGGCTGCCTTGGCCATCAAGTACTTCTGCACCGATTGCAAGCATCTCTTGAGCGACCAGGTGCTGCAGCTTCAGGAGTTTTATGACCAAGTTCTTGACAAGCTTCCTGACCTGAGCAAGGAGGAGATCACAGAGGGTGTAGCCAACGTTGTGGCTTGTCAGCCTACGGAGGAGGTTTACCGTTTACTCAAGGTTTATTGTGATCCCTTGATTCAGCGATTGATGACAAAGGCCAACGTTGCCACTGACGAGGAGGGCAAGCTGGCTCTCGCAG ATCATCTGCAACTCATCACCATATTTGTTCAGCATGTTGTGCCTCCTGTCAATCCAGGTCAGGAGAACCCTGCTGTTAAGTACTGGCAAGAGGTTTTCCCCATCCTTTCCACCGTACTGGACAACTTCCTGAGCTTTACACCTATCTGTGAGCGTGTGTGCAGGTGTTGGCGCAACATGGTAATTTCCCACCGTACAGCCATGGCCCCCTTGCTCCCCGAGATGGCAAATAAACTCGCCGGTGGTTTCAACAACTCCAGGGAAGGCTGCTTCCTGTGGGTGACTTCGGCAATTCTGCGTGAGTTTTCCGAGGCCCGCGAGCACGTTGACCAAGCTACTACCGAAAACATCTACACCTTCTTTGAGGCCCAGACAACAACCTTCCTCCGGGTCATGACGGAACTGCAACCCAAGGAACTTCCTGACGTCATTGACGACTTTTTCCGCCTCCTGATTGACGCTCTTCTATATTACCCCCAGAAGCTCATTCCCTCTCACCTGCTACGATCAATCTTCGAGGCGTCTATTTACGCTCTAACCCTTGAGCAGCGAGATCCTCTCTCTTCAACACTACACTTCCTCCGCGACCTACTCTCTTATGGTGGCGACAACCCCGCTACTAGCGACGGCCTTCCTGAGGCCGTGGCATCTGAGATGAAGAACATTATTAAGGGTTTGCTGCAAACCCTCGGCGAGAACTTGGTCAAGCAGATCATGGCGGGTATGATGATCACTTTCCCTCGTGACTGTTTTGCCGACGGCAGTGGTGTTCTCCTGGCTTGCTTTGAGCTGGTCCCGCTTGAGACTCACGAGTGGGTGTCCCGTACAATAGAATTACTGCCTGAGGGAACCGTCTCCCCAACCGAGGCCAACCGATTCCtgctcaagaccaaggagaGGCTTCAGTCAGGAGATCCCAGCGCCATGAAGAACGTGCGCGCGATTCTCCAAGATTTCACCAACACATACAGGCGACGAAATGTGGCTCCTCGCGATGGTCTTGGCCAGCTTGAGGCCACTCGCTTCCAGTTCTCTGGATGA